A stretch of the Thermoleophilaceae bacterium genome encodes the following:
- the murJ gene encoding murein biosynthesis integral membrane protein MurJ, which produces MTDRPRGRLALNTAFFSFATGLSRVAGLVREIVAASYFGVTGAMSAFTVAFQVPNLIRALFADAALQGAFVPVFTELLEKGERKEAFRAASGLFFLITLVLGAITALFVLAAPALIPLFAPGFDSELTELTVGLSRLMFPIVVLLAISGLVVGMLNSFEHFSVPALAPLAWNVVIIAALVGLTPVFPEEDEIYAYAVGVLAGTVVQLVLPMPWLRGRGGGFSVSFDFRNPHVIRVLKLMLPVTIALGLINFSLLINSLFGTLVQEEAPAAIDKAFRIYMLPQGLFSVAIATVVFPTLARFAARGARDDLRRTMANGVRQIALLLIPSAVIMAVLAEPITRLVYERGEFGPEATDLVAEAMFWWAFSLPAQGISLLFSRTYFSLQRPWVTTALAGANLVVNALVALALYEPLGIAGIVIGTVVGTVGMTAMQGFLLRPDLGGIEGRATLEAMARMLAAAAALGGVAYGSWAGLDELLGRALAAQAASVGLAILAGFAVYAAAVWLLGVREARQIRDLVRGRLDGGA; this is translated from the coding sequence GTGACGGACCGACCGCGCGGCCGACTGGCCCTGAACACGGCGTTCTTCTCCTTCGCGACGGGCCTCTCGCGGGTTGCGGGGCTCGTCCGCGAGATCGTCGCCGCGAGCTATTTCGGCGTCACCGGCGCGATGTCGGCGTTCACCGTCGCTTTCCAGGTGCCCAACCTCATCCGTGCGCTGTTCGCCGACGCCGCGCTGCAGGGCGCGTTCGTCCCGGTGTTCACCGAGCTGCTGGAGAAGGGCGAGCGCAAGGAGGCCTTCCGGGCGGCCTCGGGGCTCTTCTTCCTCATCACGCTCGTGCTCGGCGCCATCACCGCCCTGTTCGTCCTCGCGGCGCCGGCACTCATCCCGCTGTTCGCGCCGGGCTTCGACTCCGAGCTCACCGAGCTCACGGTGGGCCTCTCGCGGCTGATGTTCCCGATCGTCGTGCTGCTGGCCATCTCCGGGCTGGTGGTGGGGATGCTCAACTCGTTCGAGCACTTCAGCGTGCCGGCGCTGGCGCCGCTCGCCTGGAACGTCGTGATCATCGCGGCGCTCGTGGGCCTCACGCCGGTCTTCCCGGAGGAGGACGAGATCTACGCCTACGCGGTCGGCGTGCTCGCCGGGACGGTCGTGCAGCTCGTGCTTCCCATGCCGTGGCTGCGGGGGAGGGGCGGCGGGTTCAGCGTCTCGTTCGACTTTCGCAACCCGCACGTGATCCGCGTCCTGAAGCTGATGCTGCCGGTCACGATCGCGCTGGGCCTCATCAACTTCAGCCTGCTGATCAACTCGCTGTTCGGCACGCTGGTGCAGGAGGAGGCCCCGGCGGCGATCGACAAGGCCTTCCGCATCTACATGCTCCCTCAGGGCTTGTTCAGCGTCGCGATCGCCACCGTGGTCTTCCCGACGCTCGCGCGCTTCGCCGCCCGCGGCGCGCGGGACGACCTGCGTCGCACGATGGCCAACGGAGTGCGCCAGATCGCCCTGCTGCTCATCCCGTCCGCGGTGATCATGGCGGTGCTCGCGGAGCCCATCACACGCCTCGTCTACGAGCGCGGCGAGTTCGGCCCCGAGGCCACCGACCTCGTGGCCGAGGCCATGTTCTGGTGGGCGTTCTCACTCCCTGCGCAGGGCATCTCACTGCTGTTCTCGCGCACCTACTTCAGCCTCCAGCGGCCATGGGTCACCACCGCGCTTGCCGGCGCGAACCTGGTGGTGAACGCGCTCGTCGCGCTCGCGCTGTACGAGCCGCTGGGGATCGCCGGGATCGTGATCGGCACCGTCGTGGGCACGGTGGGCATGACCGCCATGCAGGGCTTCCTGCTGCGGCCCGACCTCGGCGGCATCGAGGGGCGGGCCACGCTCGAGGCCATGGCGCGGATGCTGGCTGCCGCGGCGGCCCTCGGCGGCGTGGCGTACGGCTCCTGGGCCGGGCTGGACGAGTTGCTCGGGCGCGCCCTCGCCGCGCAGGCGGCGTCGGTCGGGCTGGCCATCCTCGCCGGCTTCGCCGTCTACGCCGCGGCGGTGTGGCTGCTCGGCGTGCGCGAGGCGCGCCAGATCCGCGACCTCGTGCGCGGCCGCCTCGACGGCGGCGCGTAG
- a CDS encoding ComEC/Rec2 family competence protein, whose amino-acid sequence MTGAARDAAAARSHLPSRYPAHIALAALTAGLALAPVGTGAQAGPAAASLAAAAALAAVLAFVRAPRLALIAAALLLVGGAIGDARLHALEDGERRLAAAGPTAIDTRAHLLERPRPSGFGTAATVRVASGPAAGLRLYARGSADVRWPRAAGPGAELRIAGTARPLTAPREAGDGFDLAAHLRRRGVAGELSVRRVSATGGRRGGLSGILDSARGRAEGALSKGLRPREAALARGFVLGQDDAVDQLLRQDFRDSGLAHLLAVSGQNVMLLCALALPLLALAGVGIRGRVGALLALIAAYVPLAGAGPSLQRAAVMGAAGLVALAAGRASSRWYALLLAAAATLALQPRISGDPGWQLSFAAVAGIAVLAPGMRRGLLRAAEPLLPREGVARRLARPLAEGAAMTVAATTATLPLLALHFGAVPVAGVPANLAALPAVAPVMWIGMVQTALGQLGPLPLLGVAADGAARMLALPAGALLRYIAGIAEGAAAHAAPVSLELPPIGAATAYALSGCAALLAARWAGRREGGAAGRVAAALVAWRRLPRASRAGVLTAVLLAAAALAAPAAIGPRPPSALTVSFLDVGQGDATLVQHPGGGAILFDGGPPEARVVRVLRRAGVRRLDVLVATHASRDHHGGIAEVLAHMPVGLLLDGGDGSTDPAFRSLLRDAAGRGVRILPARAGLTLRAGGVTVRVLSPPPRPAGPPPEDPNPRAVVAVVSSGGFDLLLSGDAESGALLPLALPDVDAMKVPHHGSSDEGLPAVLRRARPEIVAIPVGDNGYGHPAPSTLTALRAHVPRVHRTDEDGTIRLTVDGGGAEIETER is encoded by the coding sequence GTGACGGGCGCAGCTCGCGATGCGGCCGCCGCCCGCTCGCACCTCCCCAGCCGCTACCCCGCACATATCGCGCTCGCAGCTCTGACCGCCGGGCTCGCCCTGGCGCCGGTCGGCACCGGCGCGCAGGCCGGGCCCGCCGCGGCCTCGCTTGCCGCCGCCGCGGCGCTCGCCGCCGTGCTGGCATTCGTCCGCGCGCCCCGTCTCGCGCTCATCGCCGCGGCGCTGCTGCTCGTGGGGGGAGCCATCGGCGACGCCCGCCTGCACGCCCTCGAGGACGGCGAGAGGCGCCTGGCCGCGGCCGGGCCCACGGCCATCGACACCCGCGCCCACCTGCTCGAGCGCCCACGGCCCTCGGGCTTCGGGACCGCCGCCACGGTCAGGGTGGCCTCCGGTCCGGCGGCCGGGCTGCGCCTGTACGCGCGCGGGTCCGCCGACGTCCGCTGGCCGCGCGCCGCCGGCCCGGGCGCCGAGCTCCGCATCGCCGGTACCGCCCGCCCGCTCACCGCCCCCCGCGAGGCCGGCGACGGATTCGACCTCGCCGCCCATCTGCGCCGCCGCGGCGTGGCAGGCGAGCTGTCCGTTCGCCGCGTCAGCGCCACCGGGGGCCGGCGCGGCGGCCTCTCCGGCATCCTCGACTCCGCCCGCGGGCGCGCCGAGGGCGCGCTCTCGAAAGGCCTGCGCCCGCGCGAGGCGGCGCTCGCACGGGGGTTCGTGCTCGGCCAGGACGACGCCGTGGACCAGTTGCTGCGCCAGGACTTCCGCGACTCCGGCCTCGCGCACCTCCTGGCCGTCAGCGGGCAGAACGTGATGCTGCTGTGCGCGCTCGCGCTGCCGCTGCTCGCGCTCGCCGGGGTCGGCATCCGCGGCCGCGTGGGGGCGCTGCTGGCGCTGATCGCCGCCTACGTGCCGCTGGCCGGCGCCGGGCCGTCGCTGCAGCGCGCGGCCGTGATGGGCGCCGCGGGGCTGGTGGCGCTCGCTGCCGGGCGCGCATCGTCGCGCTGGTACGCGCTGCTCCTCGCCGCGGCCGCCACGCTCGCACTCCAGCCCCGCATCTCGGGGGACCCGGGCTGGCAGCTCTCGTTCGCCGCGGTGGCCGGGATCGCCGTGCTGGCACCCGGCATGCGCCGCGGGCTCCTGCGTGCCGCCGAGCCGCTGCTGCCGCGGGAGGGCGTGGCGCGGCGCCTGGCCCGCCCGCTCGCAGAGGGCGCGGCCATGACGGTCGCGGCCACGACGGCCACGCTGCCGCTGCTGGCTCTCCACTTCGGGGCCGTCCCAGTCGCCGGCGTCCCGGCCAACCTCGCCGCGCTCCCCGCGGTGGCGCCGGTCATGTGGATCGGAATGGTGCAGACGGCGCTCGGGCAGCTCGGCCCGCTGCCGCTGCTGGGTGTGGCGGCCGACGGCGCGGCGCGCATGCTCGCCCTGCCGGCCGGCGCGCTGCTGCGATACATCGCGGGCATCGCCGAGGGCGCAGCCGCGCATGCCGCGCCCGTCTCGCTCGAGCTGCCGCCGATCGGCGCGGCCACGGCCTATGCGCTGAGCGGGTGCGCGGCGCTGCTCGCCGCGCGCTGGGCGGGCAGGCGCGAAGGCGGGGCCGCCGGGCGCGTTGCCGCGGCGCTGGTGGCGTGGCGGCGGCTGCCGCGGGCATCGCGCGCCGGGGTCCTCACCGCGGTGCTCCTCGCCGCGGCAGCGCTCGCGGCGCCCGCCGCCATCGGCCCACGCCCGCCGTCCGCGCTCACCGTCTCGTTCCTCGACGTCGGCCAGGGCGACGCCACGCTCGTCCAGCACCCCGGCGGCGGCGCCATCCTCTTCGACGGCGGCCCGCCCGAGGCGCGCGTGGTGCGCGTCCTGCGCCGCGCCGGGGTGCGGCGACTCGACGTCCTCGTGGCCACACACGCCTCCCGCGACCACCACGGCGGGATCGCCGAGGTGCTCGCGCACATGCCGGTGGGGCTGTTGCTCGACGGCGGCGATGGCAGCACGGACCCGGCCTTTCGCTCGCTGCTGCGCGACGCTGCCGGGCGGGGCGTCCGCATCCTGCCCGCCCGCGCCGGGCTGACGCTGCGGGCCGGAGGCGTCACGGTCCGGGTGCTGTCCCCGCCGCCCCGGCCGGCCGGCCCGCCACCCGAGGACCCCAACCCGCGCGCGGTCGTGGCCGTGGTGTCGAGCGGCGGCTTCGACCTCCTGCTCTCGGGCGACGCCGAGAGCGGCGCACTGCTGCCGCTGGCGCTGCCCGACGTGGACGCCATGAAGGTGCCGCACCACGGCAGCTCCGACGAGGGCCTCCCCGCGGTCCTGCGGCGCGCACGGCCCGAGATCGTGGCCATTCCGGTGGGGGACAACGGCTACGGCCACCCGGCGCCCTCGACGCTGACGGCGCTGCGCGCCCACGTGCCGCGCGTCCACCGCACCGATGAGGACGGCACGATCCGCCTCACGGTGGACGGCGGCGGCGCGGAGATCGAGACCGAGCGCTGA
- the holA gene encoding DNA polymerase III subunit delta, whose protein sequence is MADLKPAYLVHGDDDAKIDAWRGRLRRRAEEEGGAGALESFHASTAAPGAVAGALMALTFATGTRYLMADGVEAWKAGDLEPLESGLADMPPDTVLLLIARGKALARLVKAVEKAGGEVREFAAPKPWEMPRWVTARASESGLRLDSEAAKALVAAVGAGQQRLAREIEKLTIAAYPQSQLNADEVDRFVGADTAPKVYDLADALVAGDVQRTLALAEDLGRTGERPGSLMYPVVRRLREVHRASELLAQGTPEGDIAKQMKLPPWLAKRTVARAKKAHRDGLERAICTFADLEVELRGGGDLGLDEDTAFSRALARAAAG, encoded by the coding sequence ATGGCCGACCTCAAGCCCGCCTACCTCGTCCACGGCGACGACGACGCGAAGATCGACGCCTGGCGGGGGCGCCTGCGCCGCCGCGCCGAGGAGGAGGGAGGCGCCGGAGCGCTGGAGTCATTCCATGCCTCCACGGCGGCGCCCGGCGCCGTGGCCGGCGCCCTGATGGCGCTCACCTTCGCCACCGGCACCCGCTACCTGATGGCCGATGGGGTGGAGGCCTGGAAGGCCGGGGACCTCGAGCCGCTGGAGAGCGGGCTCGCGGACATGCCGCCGGACACGGTGCTGCTCCTCATCGCCCGCGGAAAGGCGCTCGCGCGGCTGGTGAAGGCGGTGGAGAAGGCCGGCGGCGAGGTGCGCGAGTTTGCCGCACCCAAGCCGTGGGAGATGCCCAGGTGGGTCACCGCGCGCGCCTCCGAGTCCGGCCTGCGGCTCGACTCCGAGGCGGCCAAGGCGCTCGTGGCCGCCGTGGGCGCGGGCCAGCAGCGCCTCGCGCGCGAGATCGAGAAGCTCACGATCGCCGCGTATCCCCAGAGCCAGCTCAACGCCGACGAGGTGGACCGGTTCGTCGGCGCAGACACCGCGCCCAAGGTCTACGACCTGGCGGACGCCCTGGTGGCAGGTGACGTGCAGCGCACGCTCGCCCTGGCGGAGGACCTCGGCCGCACGGGCGAGCGCCCGGGCAGCCTCATGTACCCCGTCGTCCGCCGCCTGCGCGAGGTCCACCGCGCCTCCGAGCTGCTCGCCCAGGGAACGCCCGAGGGCGACATCGCCAAGCAGATGAAGCTGCCTCCCTGGCTCGCCAAGCGCACCGTTGCGAGGGCCAAGAAGGCGCACCGCGACGGGCTGGAGCGGGCCATCTGCACGTTCGCCGACCTCGAGGTCGAGCTGCGCGGCGGTGGCGACCTCGGCCTGGACGAGGACACGGCGTTCTCACGCGCCCTGGCGCGCGCGGCCGCCGGGTAG
- a CDS encoding alkaline phosphatase family protein: MRRREFLERTAYAAGLAGMAMLPAGTLLSEAARAQGSVLPDPRNMELDHIVVVMMENRSFDHYFGWLDGADGLQDQTFLDPGGNAVDTIHFRALPGEADHQGCGHPDPGHGWNSGRAQLQDGFLADGSGNDIFALTYFDEGDLGFIHEAGKAYTVYDQFFCSALTSTWPNRYYGWSAQSGGRMGNDPPIETLGNQWETIFDRAVAKGVGARYYNSDLPFSAVWGVRGLTWTLPLPAYYLDCALGTLPAISFVDPPFRDGGGFDGNSADEHPHGDVRLGQAWMADVVRAFVNSPSYRRGALFVVYDEWGGFFDHVTPPSVPDNLQSPDLFQDFGQMGFRIPSICVSPWTRNTGAAPRVDHGTYGFESILKLISHRFGLGTLEFSPGVPNLRHQEARNIGLSFDWENPDFDAPDLPDPTHIVSKPCLLGGGNLLPEDAAAHESDLADLAHLAEHLGFSVGDSRPHDLFTKPDSVRRALRASH; the protein is encoded by the coding sequence TTGAGGCGACGGGAGTTCCTCGAGCGGACGGCGTATGCGGCCGGGCTCGCGGGCATGGCGATGCTTCCGGCGGGCACGCTGCTGTCGGAGGCGGCGAGGGCGCAGGGTTCGGTGCTGCCGGATCCGCGCAACATGGAGCTCGACCACATCGTCGTGGTGATGATGGAGAACCGCTCCTTCGACCACTACTTCGGCTGGCTCGACGGCGCGGACGGCCTTCAGGACCAGACCTTCCTCGACCCCGGCGGCAACGCCGTGGACACGATCCACTTCCGCGCGCTGCCCGGCGAGGCCGACCATCAGGGCTGCGGCCACCCCGACCCCGGGCACGGCTGGAACTCCGGCCGCGCGCAGCTGCAGGACGGCTTCCTCGCCGACGGCAGCGGCAACGACATCTTCGCCCTCACCTACTTCGACGAGGGCGACCTCGGCTTCATCCACGAGGCGGGCAAGGCCTACACGGTCTACGACCAGTTCTTCTGCTCGGCGCTCACCTCCACCTGGCCCAACCGCTACTACGGGTGGTCGGCGCAGTCGGGCGGGCGGATGGGCAACGACCCGCCGATCGAGACGCTCGGCAACCAGTGGGAGACGATCTTCGACCGCGCCGTGGCCAAGGGCGTGGGCGCCCGCTACTACAACTCCGACCTTCCGTTCTCCGCCGTGTGGGGCGTGCGCGGGCTCACGTGGACGCTGCCCCTTCCGGCGTACTACCTCGACTGCGCCCTGGGCACGCTGCCGGCGATCTCGTTCGTGGACCCGCCCTTCCGGGACGGCGGCGGCTTCGACGGCAACTCCGCAGATGAGCACCCGCACGGGGACGTGCGCCTCGGCCAGGCGTGGATGGCCGACGTCGTGCGCGCCTTCGTCAACTCGCCCAGCTACCGCCGCGGCGCGCTGTTCGTGGTCTACGACGAGTGGGGCGGGTTCTTCGACCACGTCACGCCACCGAGCGTGCCGGACAACCTTCAGAGCCCCGACCTGTTCCAGGACTTCGGGCAGATGGGCTTCCGCATCCCGTCCATCTGCGTGTCGCCGTGGACGCGCAACACCGGCGCGGCGCCGCGGGTGGACCACGGCACCTACGGCTTCGAGTCGATCCTCAAGCTCATCTCCCACCGCTTCGGCCTCGGCACGCTCGAGTTCTCGCCGGGTGTGCCCAACCTGCGCCACCAGGAGGCCCGCAACATCGGTCTGAGCTTCGACTGGGAGAACCCGGACTTCGACGCTCCCGACCTGCCGGATCCCACCCACATCGTGTCCAAGCCGTGCCTGCTCGGGGGCGGCAACCTGCTGCCCGAGGACGCCGCGGCCCACGAGAGCGACCTGGCCGACCTGGCCCACCTCGCGGAGCACCTGGGCTTCTCAGTCGGGGACAGCCGCCCGCACGACCTGTTCACCAAGCCGGACTCGGTGCGCCGCGCACTGCGGGCGTCGCACTAG
- the speB gene encoding agmatinase, with amino-acid sequence MSGPPDAFSAPRYTGVRTFARCPHERPGAGVDVAVVGIPFDTGTSFRPGARFGPEAIRAASVLLRPYHPPLDVDVFAGRTVVDWGDLAITPGNAERTAAQIADGLGEVLRAGAVPIVLGGDHTVALGELRAHAAVHGPLAVVLLDAHADTWDAYYGERYFHGTVFRRAVEEGLVLPECSLLAGMRGSLYGPEDLDGARSLGFELLSCDELRELGAEEYGARVRARVGDAPVFLGFDVDVVDPAFAPGTGTPEVAGMAPHEALACLRSLAGMRFAGFDVVEVAPAYDGPGQVTALLAANVAYELLALTAVTGR; translated from the coding sequence GTGAGCGGGCCGCCGGACGCGTTCAGCGCGCCGCGCTACACGGGCGTCCGCACGTTCGCCCGCTGCCCGCACGAGCGGCCCGGCGCCGGGGTCGACGTGGCCGTGGTGGGCATCCCGTTCGACACCGGCACGAGCTTCCGCCCCGGCGCCCGCTTCGGGCCGGAGGCCATCCGCGCGGCCTCGGTGCTGCTGCGCCCATACCACCCGCCGCTCGACGTGGACGTCTTCGCGGGCCGCACCGTCGTGGACTGGGGCGACCTCGCGATCACCCCGGGCAACGCCGAGCGCACGGCGGCGCAGATCGCCGACGGGCTGGGGGAGGTTCTGCGCGCCGGGGCCGTCCCGATCGTGCTCGGTGGCGACCACACGGTGGCGCTGGGGGAGCTGCGCGCCCACGCGGCCGTCCACGGGCCCCTCGCGGTCGTCCTGCTCGACGCCCACGCCGACACCTGGGACGCCTACTACGGCGAGCGCTACTTCCACGGCACCGTCTTCCGCCGCGCGGTGGAGGAGGGTCTGGTGCTGCCGGAGTGCTCGCTGCTCGCCGGGATGCGCGGGTCGCTGTACGGGCCCGAGGATCTCGACGGCGCCCGCTCGCTCGGGTTCGAGCTGCTGAGCTGCGACGAGCTGCGGGAGCTCGGAGCGGAGGAGTACGGCGCCCGCGTGCGCGCCCGAGTCGGGGACGCGCCCGTCTTCCTCGGCTTCGACGTCGATGTGGTGGATCCGGCCTTCGCGCCCGGGACCGGCACGCCCGAGGTGGCGGGTATGGCGCCCCACGAGGCGCTCGCGTGCCTGCGTTCGCTCGCCGGGATGCGCTTCGCGGGCTTCGACGTGGTGGAGGTGGCGCCGGCCTATGACGGGCCCGGGCAGGTCACCGCCCTGCTCGCGGCCAACGTGGCCTACGAGCTGCTCGCGCTGACCGCCGTCACCGGCCGATGA
- the rpsT gene encoding 30S ribosomal protein S20, whose amino-acid sequence MANIASQEKRIARAERERLENRRYTSAVRTYFRRLEAAVEAGDAQTADSEHRELVSQVDRAVLRGALHRNNGARKKSRAARLRAGLS is encoded by the coding sequence ATGGCCAACATCGCCTCACAAGAGAAGCGCATCGCCCGGGCGGAGCGGGAGCGGCTGGAGAACCGCCGCTACACGTCCGCCGTCAGGACCTACTTCCGCCGCCTCGAGGCCGCGGTCGAGGCCGGCGACGCCCAGACCGCCGACAGCGAGCATCGCGAGCTCGTGTCGCAGGTCGACCGCGCGGTCCTGCGCGGCGCGCTGCACAGGAACAACGGCGCGCGCAAGAAGTCCCGCGCCGCCCGCCTGCGCGCCGGCCTCTCGTAA
- a CDS encoding acylphosphatase: protein MTIRRRVVVHGRVQGVFFRDSIRREASAAGVAGRAANRPDGTVEAVFEGDQAAVERLMAFCRRGPRRAEVSQVEVTEQEPEGLTGFAVR, encoded by the coding sequence ATGACGATCCGCCGCCGCGTGGTGGTCCACGGGCGCGTCCAGGGCGTCTTCTTCCGCGACTCCATCCGCCGCGAGGCGTCTGCCGCCGGCGTGGCGGGCCGGGCGGCCAACCGCCCGGACGGCACCGTGGAGGCGGTGTTCGAGGGCGACCAGGCGGCGGTCGAGCGGCTCATGGCCTTCTGCCGCCGCGGGCCGCGGCGGGCGGAGGTCTCGCAGGTGGAGGTGACCGAGCAGGAGCCAGAGGGGCTCACGGGCTTCGCCGTTCGCTGA
- a CDS encoding ComEA family DNA-binding protein has protein sequence MDLTKLAAWGVAALLAIVAAMRLLGGPAAPDAVPVALEEPAAAAPVAAGAGEAPDTGVPADGAPPGTGGLHVHVAGAVRRPGVHRVAPGSRVSAAVDAAGGLARRADPAGVNLAAPLRDGQQVVVPERGRGGGATAAGAAGATGAGGTAGGTTISLSTATAEELETLDGIGPALAARIIEYRDAHGGFRTIDELQEVDGIGEKRFAALRDAVQP, from the coding sequence ATGGACCTCACCAAGCTCGCGGCGTGGGGGGTGGCGGCCCTCCTGGCCATCGTGGCGGCCATGCGGCTGCTCGGCGGGCCGGCCGCGCCCGACGCGGTCCCGGTGGCATTGGAGGAGCCCGCGGCGGCAGCGCCGGTGGCGGCTGGTGCCGGTGAAGCGCCGGATACCGGGGTGCCGGCGGACGGAGCGCCTCCTGGCACCGGGGGGCTCCACGTGCACGTCGCGGGTGCCGTCCGGCGGCCGGGCGTCCACCGGGTGGCGCCGGGCTCGCGGGTCAGCGCGGCGGTGGATGCCGCGGGCGGGCTGGCACGCCGCGCCGACCCGGCGGGCGTGAACCTTGCGGCGCCGTTGCGGGACGGGCAGCAGGTGGTGGTGCCCGAGCGAGGGCGCGGGGGAGGCGCGACGGCAGCGGGCGCCGCCGGGGCGACCGGCGCGGGTGGCACGGCGGGGGGCACGACGATCAGCCTCTCGACGGCCACCGCCGAGGAGCTCGAGACCCTCGACGGCATCGGCCCGGCGCTGGCCGCGCGGATCATCGAGTACCGCGACGCGCACGGCGGGTTCCGCACGATCGACGAGCTGCAGGAGGTGGACGGAATCGGCGAAAAGCGCTTCGCGGCGCTGCGCGACGCGGTCCAGCCGTGA
- a CDS encoding aminotransferase class I/II-fold pyridoxal phosphate-dependent enzyme: MSEPRATVAERRALPPQTEAPYLDALAAYAARSPGRFHVPGHKGGAGADPGLAEAVGAAALAIDIPSLTHGIDVGIEPTPFQQAQALAAQAWGARRSWFLVNGASQGNHVACMALAHVGREVVVQRNVHSSTIDGLVLSGLRPVFVAPELDPELGIAHCLTPESLDAALAATPGAVGALVVTPTYFGAVADVRALAEVAHARGVPLVVDEAWGAHLAFSPELPEHALAAGADLVVSSTHKIVGSITQSAIVHTGAGELIDDAVVDRCVTLLESTSPNAHLGASLDAARRLAATRGAELIGETVRAVEVTREAVRALPGLDVLDERIAGRAGVLAYDPLRLVIDVRGSGATGYELAALLRETDDVNMELVGENVIVGVFGMAEPAGAQGERLVQALGHALERLGPFADRRREEFAPPPPWDELAMTPREAFLAPQEVVAFAAAAGRVAAESLAAYPPGIPNVLPGERITPTTLDYIQRALEQGGVLRGASDRRVRTLRVVAE, encoded by the coding sequence ATGAGCGAACCCCGCGCCACCGTCGCGGAGCGCCGCGCGCTCCCGCCGCAGACCGAGGCGCCCTACCTCGACGCGCTCGCCGCATACGCGGCGCGCAGCCCCGGCCGCTTCCACGTGCCCGGCCACAAGGGCGGCGCCGGCGCGGACCCCGGCCTGGCCGAGGCCGTTGGGGCCGCGGCCCTGGCCATCGACATCCCCTCGCTCACCCACGGCATCGACGTGGGGATCGAGCCCACGCCCTTCCAGCAGGCGCAGGCGCTGGCCGCGCAGGCGTGGGGGGCGCGCCGCTCGTGGTTCCTCGTCAACGGCGCCTCCCAGGGCAACCACGTGGCCTGCATGGCGCTGGCGCATGTCGGGCGCGAGGTGGTCGTGCAGCGCAACGTCCACTCGAGCACGATCGACGGGCTGGTGCTGTCGGGGCTGCGGCCGGTCTTCGTGGCGCCCGAGCTCGACCCCGAGCTCGGCATCGCCCACTGCCTCACCCCCGAGTCGCTGGATGCCGCGCTCGCGGCCACGCCCGGCGCGGTCGGGGCGCTCGTGGTCACGCCCACCTACTTCGGCGCGGTCGCGGACGTGCGGGCGCTGGCGGAGGTGGCGCACGCGCGCGGGGTGCCGCTCGTCGTGGACGAGGCATGGGGCGCGCACCTCGCCTTCAGCCCGGAGCTCCCCGAGCACGCGCTCGCCGCAGGCGCAGACCTCGTGGTGTCGAGCACCCACAAGATCGTCGGGAGCATCACGCAGTCCGCGATCGTGCACACCGGCGCGGGGGAGCTCATCGACGACGCCGTGGTGGACCGCTGCGTCACCCTGCTCGAGTCCACGAGCCCCAACGCCCACCTCGGTGCCTCGCTCGACGCTGCACGCCGGCTGGCCGCCACGCGCGGGGCCGAGCTCATCGGCGAGACCGTCCGGGCCGTGGAGGTCACCCGTGAGGCGGTCCGCGCCCTTCCCGGCCTCGATGTGCTCGACGAGCGCATTGCCGGGCGGGCGGGCGTGCTTGCCTACGACCCGCTGCGGCTCGTGATCGACGTCCGCGGAAGCGGCGCCACCGGCTACGAGCTCGCCGCGCTCCTGCGGGAGACCGACGACGTGAACATGGAGCTCGTGGGGGAGAACGTGATCGTGGGGGTATTCGGCATGGCCGAGCCGGCGGGAGCGCAGGGCGAGCGCCTCGTCCAGGCACTCGGGCATGCCCTCGAGCGGCTCGGCCCGTTCGCCGACCGCCGCCGGGAGGAGTTCGCGCCACCGCCGCCGTGGGACGAGCTCGCGATGACTCCGCGCGAGGCCTTCCTCGCCCCGCAGGAGGTCGTCGCGTTCGCCGCCGCCGCGGGGCGCGTGGCCGCGGAGTCACTCGCCGCGTACCCGCCCGGCATCCCCAATGTCCTCCCGGGCGAGCGCATCACCCCCACGACGCTCGACTACATCCAGCGCGCCCTCGAGCAGGGTGGCGTGCTGCGCGGGGCCAGCGACCGGCGCGTGCGCACGCTGCGCGTGGTGGCGGAGTGA